One Homalodisca vitripennis isolate AUS2020 unplaced genomic scaffold, UT_GWSS_2.1 ScUCBcl_4176;HRSCAF=10200, whole genome shotgun sequence genomic region harbors:
- the LOC124372840 gene encoding uncharacterized protein LOC124372840, translating into MSSLSRVCKFNVLRRISSVPQCLSNVRAISTSNKKNDTTTAVEPTAVQAEDKKTAVATKKKFFYDYGFSGKTEEEEHNRMHAMFFTYITIGFVLSGFYLYYKPSTSMRDWALREAYLELRRREQLGLPLIDPNYVDPSTVYLPSDEELGDTEIII; encoded by the coding sequence ATGTCTTCATTAAGTCGAGTATGTAAGTTTAATGTTCTTAGAAGAATATCAAGTGTACCGCAGTGCCTATCTAATGTACGTGCCATATCAACTTCGAACAAGAAGAACGATACGACTACGGCTGTTGAACCAACTGCAGTTCAGGCTGAGGATAAAAAGACTGCAGTCGCTACGAAAAAGAAATTCTTTTATGATTATGGGTTTTCTGGAAAAACTGAAGAAGAGGAACACAATCGTATGCATGCCATGTTCTTCACATACATAACGATTGGTTTCGTATTGTcaggattttatttatattacaaacccAGTACCAGTATGCGTGATTGGGCTCTAAGGGAAGCTTATTTGGAGCTTAGAAGGAGAGAACAGCTTGGATTACCTTTGATTGATCCAAATTATGTTGACCCATCAACTGTTTACCTACCTTCAGATGAAGAACTTGGAGACACAGAAATCATCATTTAA